Genomic segment of Thermodesulfobium sp. 4217-1:
TTGATAGTTCAGCAACTAATTTTTCAAGAAAGGTTGTTTTACCAGAATCGCTCTTCCCTACAAAGCTAAGAATTTCAAACAGCATTTTGCCTCCTTGTTAATTTAAATTATGTCGAATACCAATCTTGATGAAAGAGAAATAGCTTCAGAAAAAAGCTCAAATTGCGAACTCTTTTCAAGCCTTGAATCAAAAAATACAAAAAACTTTGCCTCATCTCTAAGCAAAAAGAACATCACGCCAATCTGATCGCCAGCCAAAATCATATTTTCAAGTTTCCCAAAATCAAGTCTTAGAAGGGAGTCTTTAATCATCTTTGACAAAGAATCTAATATCAATGCCTTTACCTGACTGTTTTCAAAAAAATTTCTTTCAGATAGAATATATCCGTCTTTATCTACAAGAATATATCCGCAAGAGCCAACCAAATTATCCGCATAATGGGAAAAACCCGCAATATTCAATGGCAGCTGAATGTCTGTTAAGTCTTCCTTTTGCGACTGCCCAACTTTTTCGGACTCTAAAATATCTAAAGAGTTTGGTAATCTATCCTGCTGACCTGCTCTCCCAACCTTAGAGCCATCTCCCAAATCTGTATCAACAAATCCCTCCTTTTCAGAAGTAATATCTTTTTTTTGGAGGGGGGGACTGTAGATAAGTAATATTGATAAGGGCAGCAAAAGGGAGGATATTATCATAAATGGTCCAAATTCAATCTCTAAACCTTTAAACGGAAATGTACCGAATACATAAGAGAAATAAAATAGGAACATATCCAAAAACAATGCCAATACCGTTAACAATAGCAACTTATATGTTGGAACCTCTTTAAGGGTGAAGGAAAAAAATATTGAGTAAAGAATATAAAAAATTGGCATCCACACAAATATGGATATTTTAAAAAGAAAATTCCCATAAAATGAATCAAAAAAGACCGAAATCATCACAAAGAAGAACAGTAAGGATACCTCAAAAACGCTAAACCATGAATGGCTAGCTTTAAAAAGCAACAAAAGTCTTTTTACAACCATATTAGCTCTTGTTGGTTTTTGTTCAAAATTCACACTATTAAAATTAATATCTTGATTATCTGACTGCAGTCCTTCAACCAATGTCTTACCTCCAAAACAACATATTCAAAATTTTTATTTCAACAATGTCCGGTCGCTTTCAACAACTCATTTCTCATCTCTTCTATCGGGGGGTCATTGTTAAAGATTAGTTCAAACGCTTTAACGCCTTGATATAAGAGCATATCAATACCAGATATTGCCACGCCACCCTTTTTCTTTGCCTCTATCAAAAAGGGGGTATGAACAGGTGCATAAACCATATCGAAAAAGGCTTTGCCTACAAAGTCTTGTTCTTTTGGGAATGGAGGCATACCGATAGATCCTTTCCCTAAAGGCGTTGCGTTAACTAAAACGTCAAAATATGGCAAATCTTCTGTCCAAGACACAGCCTCAATATCGTATAATCTTGACAATTCTGCCATTTTTTCAGGGTTTCTTCCCATAACCCAAACTTTTGCCCCCTGCTTTAGGATAGAATATA
This window contains:
- the aroE gene encoding shikimate dehydrogenase, yielding MKRISGLIGRGISYSLSPAMHNKALDKLGIDAVYLLFDLERENLSDFLRIMIDVGALGFNVTIPYKEAIMELIDNIDPDAAGARAVNTLILVNDNWYGYNTDIYGIERSFENANVDLKNKIVGIFGTGGASKAAIYSILKQGAKVWVMGRNPEKMAELSRLYDIEAVSWTEDLPYFDVLVNATPLGKGSIGMPPFPKEQDFVGKAFFDMVYAPVHTPFLIEAKKKGGVAISGIDMLLYQGVKAFELIFNNDPPIEEMRNELLKATGHC